From the Candidatus Methylomirabilota bacterium genome, one window contains:
- the hemW gene encoding radical SAM family heme chaperone HemW — protein sequence MGGLTQVPAGSVSADDPCRSILADNPPASDTLGLYVHVPFCAQRCHFCSFNTAPFDAGVLARYLRALARELDLLAELPWAPRVRLATVFLGGGTPSLLEPEDLATVLDRVRRRFDLAPDAEVTIECNPESVSREKVAAYRGAGVTRVSLGVQSLDDAVLPRLGRVHDSRGARAAFEAAREAGCVNLSVDLMYGLPGLDVAGWSAAVEAVLDWAPDHLSAYGLTLDGGSVWGATGVAGLPPEETVVAQYWDLARAAGARGLEHYEISNYARPGFRSRHNQVYWRAAEYLAAGPGACGHVGGVRYANAKATPRWCDALEAGALPVESHETLTPAQQRAERLILGLRTSDGVPAAWLDARAAGDAALRRRLATWEREGLLALAGGRARLTERGFLLSDALFVELL from the coding sequence GTGGGTGGCCTGACTCAGGTGCCGGCCGGCTCCGTCAGCGCGGACGACCCGTGCCGTTCGATTCTGGCGGACAACCCGCCCGCGTCGGACACCCTCGGCCTGTACGTCCACGTCCCGTTCTGCGCGCAGCGCTGCCACTTCTGCAGCTTCAACACGGCGCCGTTCGACGCCGGCGTGCTCGCCCGCTACCTCCGGGCGCTCGCCCGCGAGCTCGATCTGCTCGCCGAGCTTCCGTGGGCGCCGCGCGTGCGCCTGGCGACGGTCTTCCTCGGCGGCGGGACGCCGTCGCTGCTCGAGCCGGAGGACCTCGCCACCGTGCTCGACCGCGTCCGGCGCCGCTTCGACCTCGCCCCCGACGCCGAGGTCACGATCGAGTGCAACCCCGAGAGCGTCTCGCGCGAGAAGGTCGCCGCCTACCGCGGCGCGGGCGTGACGCGCGTGAGCCTCGGCGTCCAGTCGCTCGACGACGCGGTGCTCCCGCGGCTCGGGCGGGTCCACGATTCCCGGGGCGCGCGCGCGGCGTTCGAGGCGGCGCGCGAGGCCGGCTGCGTCAACCTGAGCGTGGACCTCATGTACGGCCTCCCGGGACTCGACGTCGCCGGCTGGAGCGCGGCCGTCGAGGCGGTGCTCGACTGGGCGCCCGACCACCTCTCCGCGTACGGCCTCACCCTCGACGGCGGGAGCGTGTGGGGAGCGACCGGCGTCGCCGGGCTGCCGCCCGAGGAGACGGTCGTCGCGCAGTACTGGGACCTCGCGCGCGCGGCGGGGGCGCGCGGCCTCGAGCACTACGAAATCTCGAACTACGCGCGCCCGGGCTTCCGCTCGCGCCACAACCAGGTCTACTGGCGCGCCGCCGAGTACCTGGCCGCCGGCCCGGGCGCGTGCGGCCACGTCGGAGGCGTGCGCTACGCCAACGCGAAGGCGACGCCGCGCTGGTGCGACGCGCTCGAGGCGGGCGCGCTGCCGGTCGAGTCCCACGAGACGCTCACGCCGGCCCAGCAGCGCGCCGAGCGCCTCATCCTCGGGCTCCGCACCTCCGACGGGGTCCCGGCCGCGTGGCTCGACGCCCGCGCGGCCGGCGACGCGGCGCTGCGCCGGCGGCTCGCCACGTGGGAGCGCGAGGGACTGCTCGCGCTCGCCGGCGGCCGCGCGCGGCTGACCGAGCGCGGCTTCCTGCTCTCGGACGCACTCTTCGTCGAATTGCTATAA
- the lepB gene encoding signal peptidase I — MDDNKLSVTDATEPRRLPADATETQPRRKSAVREYVEAIGVAVILALVIRALVVQAFTIPSGSMMDTLLVGDYILVNKFLYGAELPVVGWHVPGLRRPHRGDIIVFKYPQDERRDFIKRIIGTPGDRIQIRGRTVFVNGQPLTEPYTKFADPAWTRSAQDTYCGYTYGCDSTTVPPDSYFVMGDNRDNSQDSRYWGFVKREKIKGKAFLIYWSWDGDRHWLRWWRLAHYIP; from the coding sequence ATGGACGACAACAAGCTGAGCGTCACGGACGCCACCGAGCCGCGCCGCCTGCCCGCCGACGCGACGGAGACGCAGCCCCGGCGGAAGTCGGCCGTCCGCGAGTACGTCGAGGCGATCGGCGTGGCCGTCATCCTCGCGCTGGTCATCCGCGCGCTGGTCGTTCAGGCCTTCACGATTCCCTCGGGCTCGATGATGGACACGCTGCTCGTCGGCGACTACATCCTGGTCAACAAATTCCTCTACGGGGCCGAGCTGCCCGTCGTCGGGTGGCACGTGCCGGGCCTCCGGCGCCCGCACCGGGGCGACATCATCGTGTTCAAGTACCCGCAGGACGAGCGGCGGGACTTCATCAAGCGCATCATCGGCACGCCCGGCGACCGGATCCAGATCCGGGGCCGGACGGTGTTCGTGAACGGCCAGCCCTTGACCGAGCCGTACACGAAGTTCGCGGACCCCGCCTGGACCCGTTCCGCGCAGGACACCTACTGCGGCTACACCTACGGCTGCGACTCCACGACGGTGCCGCCCGACTCGTATTTCGTCATGGGCGACAACCGCGACAACTCGCAGGACAGCCGCTACTGGGGCTTCGTCAAGCGCGAGAAGATCAAGGGCAAGGCCTTCCTCATCTACTGGTCGTGGGACGGCGACCGGCACTGGCTCCGCTGGTGGCGGCTGGCGCACTACATCCCTTGA